The Tepidibacter aestuarii genome contains a region encoding:
- the arcC gene encoding carbamate kinase, producing MSNRIVVALGGNALGKNPKEQLELVKETAKPIVDLIQEGNNVIVAHGNGPQVGMINLAMEVSSKSDANTPEMPFPECGAMSQGYIGYHLQNAIREEFLNRNMKIPVSTVITQVIVDKDDSAFTNPTKPIGAFYTEEEAKKLEEEKGYDMKEDAGRGYRRVVPSPIPVDIAEKETVKTLVDNGHVVITVGGGGIPVIEDNNSLIGVPAVIDKDFASEKIAEILNADYLIILTAVEKVSINFGKENEQALGKLNIDDAYKYIDEGHFAPGSMLPKVRAAIKFAESKNGRKSLITSLEKAVDGIQGKTGTLIVK from the coding sequence ATGAGTAACAGGATAGTTGTTGCACTTGGAGGAAATGCTCTTGGAAAAAATCCTAAAGAACAATTAGAATTAGTTAAAGAAACAGCAAAGCCTATAGTTGATTTGATACAGGAAGGAAATAATGTAATTGTAGCTCATGGTAATGGTCCACAGGTTGGGATGATAAATTTGGCTATGGAGGTATCTTCAAAGTCAGATGCTAATACTCCTGAAATGCCTTTTCCTGAGTGTGGTGCTATGAGTCAAGGGTATATAGGATACCATCTTCAAAATGCGATCAGAGAAGAGTTTTTGAATAGAAATATGAAAATTCCTGTATCTACAGTAATAACTCAGGTTATAGTAGATAAAGATGATAGCGCATTTACTAATCCTACTAAGCCTATAGGAGCTTTTTATACTGAAGAAGAGGCTAAAAAACTTGAAGAAGAAAAAGGATATGATATGAAAGAAGATGCAGGAAGAGGGTATAGAAGAGTAGTTCCATCCCCAATACCTGTAGATATTGCAGAAAAAGAAACAGTTAAAACATTAGTTGATAATGGGCATGTAGTTATAACTGTTGGAGGAGGAGGGATACCTGTTATAGAGGATAATAATTCTTTAATAGGGGTACCTGCTGTTATAGATAAAGATTTTGCGAGTGAAAAAATAGCCGAGATTTTAAATGCTGATTATCTTATAATTCTTACGGCTGTAGAAAAGGTTTCTATAAACTTTGGTAAGGAGAATGAACAAGCCTTAGGCAAACTAAATATTGATGATGCATATAAGTATATTGATGAGGGTCATTTTGCACCAGGGTCTATGCTTCCTAAGGTTAGAGCTGCGATAAAGTTTGCGGAGTCTAAGAATGGAAGGAAGTCTCTTATAACATCGCTTGAAAAAGCAGTTGATGGAATACAAGGCAAAACAGGTACGTTAATTGTAAAATAA
- a CDS encoding YfcC family protein yields MKKFKMPSAYTILFAIIIFVAILTWIVPAGKYDYTAENTPIPGSYHLVDPTPQGLTDVALAPINGFYGAVDVALFVIVIGGFLGVVMKTGAIDAGIARVVHKLQGREKIMIPFLMILFGLGGTSFGMAEETIAFYPLLIPVFIAAGYDTLTAVGVILLGAGMGVLGSTVNPFATGIASGFAGISLGTGIGLRLFILVIGEIVAIIYVMRYAAKVKADPSKSLVYNMYEDNKKHFLAQDNESDFPELNSKRKLVLALFSLTFAIMIYGVIPFSDINITAVPTWGWWFGELTSLFLVSSIVIGLIYGMDEDELISSFVAGARDLLGVALIVGLSRGITVVMNAGNMTDTVLSLGEEALSGLGSSVFAVLTYLFYIPMSFLIPSTSGLATLSMPIMAPLGDFAGVSRDLVITAYQSASGTVNLLTPTSAVVMGGLAIARVPYNTWLKFVLKFMVVVVVMIMAILGISAVI; encoded by the coding sequence ATGAAGAAATTTAAAATGCCAAGCGCTTACACAATATTGTTTGCAATAATAATATTTGTAGCAATCTTAACTTGGATTGTTCCTGCCGGTAAATATGACTATACCGCAGAAAACACTCCAATACCAGGTTCATATCACTTAGTGGATCCAACACCACAGGGTCTAACAGATGTCGCATTAGCACCTATTAACGGTTTTTACGGAGCTGTAGATGTAGCTTTATTTGTCATCGTAATAGGAGGATTTTTAGGTGTCGTAATGAAGACAGGTGCTATAGATGCTGGTATAGCTCGAGTAGTTCATAAACTACAGGGTAGAGAAAAAATAATGATTCCATTTTTGATGATACTATTTGGACTTGGGGGAACAAGCTTTGGTATGGCTGAGGAAACCATAGCATTTTATCCGCTTCTTATCCCAGTATTCATAGCTGCTGGGTATGATACATTGACTGCTGTTGGAGTAATACTCTTAGGAGCTGGAATGGGAGTTTTAGGTTCTACCGTAAACCCATTCGCAACAGGTATAGCATCTGGTTTTGCCGGTATATCTTTGGGTACTGGTATTGGCCTTAGATTATTTATTCTAGTTATAGGGGAGATCGTTGCAATAATATACGTAATGAGATATGCCGCTAAGGTTAAAGCTGACCCTTCAAAATCTCTAGTTTACAATATGTACGAAGACAACAAAAAACATTTTTTAGCTCAAGATAACGAAAGTGATTTTCCAGAACTCAACAGTAAAAGAAAGCTTGTTCTTGCTTTATTCTCTTTAACTTTTGCTATAATGATATACGGTGTTATACCCTTCTCTGATATAAATATAACTGCAGTACCTACTTGGGGATGGTGGTTTGGAGAGTTAACATCTTTATTCTTGGTATCCTCTATAGTAATAGGTCTTATTTATGGTATGGATGAAGATGAATTGATCTCGTCATTCGTAGCTGGTGCCAGAGACCTTTTAGGCGTTGCACTGATAGTTGGGCTATCTCGTGGTATAACAGTAGTTATGAACGCTGGTAACATGACAGATACAGTATTAAGTTTAGGAGAAGAGGCTTTGTCAGGTCTAGGTTCATCTGTATTTGCCGTTCTTACTTATTTATTCTATATACCTATGTCATTCTTAATACCTTCAACATCAGGACTTGCTACACTTTCAATGCCTATAATGGCTCCTCTTGGTGACTTTGCTGGCGTTTCAAGAGATTTAGTTATAACAGCGTATCAATCTGCATCTGGTACAGTTAACTTATTAACTCCTACAAGCGCAGTTGTTATGGGTGGTCTTGCAATAGCGAGAGTTCCTTATAATACTTGGCTTAAATTTGTTTTGAAATTCATGGTTGTAGTAGTAGTTATGATCATGGCAATACTTGGTATAAGTGCTGTTATATAA
- the pepV gene encoding dipeptidase PepV gives MNIDLSVENIKDDLIKSIQEIVRIPSVISDKTDKFPFGENIDNALRKTLDLCESLGFKTYYKDGYYGYAEIGEGDEMIGILGHLDVVPEGEANDWKHDPYGAVIEDNKLYGRGTQDDKGPTIAAIYAVKALMNLDVKFNKRIRFIFGTDEENLWGGISKYVENEEIPSYGFTPDSVFPMINAEKGLLQANIKCKNLSNIKLNGGNAYNAVPDRITYFSDNLDKLSKELDRLHFEYMSDSNSLTVIGKASHACNPHYGINAISRLCIALNNIGIKSKSIEFIANVIGETYNGDNIIPNCNDEASGKLTLNVGKINIDENTEQIGLDIRIPVTVEKDMVVNSLKEKLAQYNLEYEEYDYLKSIYVPADHFLIKTLQKVYEEETGLDSTPLSSGGATYARAIDNCVAFGAVFPNKPKVEHQANEYIEIDDLLKSTKIYAKAVYELTK, from the coding sequence ATGAACATAGATTTAAGCGTTGAAAATATTAAAGATGATTTAATCAAATCTATACAAGAAATAGTAAGAATCCCTAGTGTAATATCTGATAAAACAGATAAATTTCCATTTGGAGAAAATATAGATAATGCACTGAGAAAAACTTTAGATTTATGTGAATCTTTAGGATTTAAAACTTATTATAAAGATGGCTATTATGGATATGCAGAAATAGGTGAAGGAGATGAAATGATAGGTATACTTGGGCATCTTGACGTTGTACCCGAAGGAGAAGCAAACGATTGGAAGCATGATCCTTATGGAGCAGTAATCGAAGATAATAAGTTATACGGCAGAGGAACTCAAGATGATAAAGGTCCTACAATAGCAGCCATATATGCAGTTAAAGCACTTATGAATCTAGATGTAAAGTTCAATAAAAGAATACGATTTATATTCGGTACAGATGAAGAAAATCTTTGGGGTGGAATTTCTAAATATGTTGAAAACGAAGAAATCCCGTCTTATGGATTCACACCCGATTCTGTATTCCCTATGATAAATGCAGAAAAGGGATTATTACAAGCCAATATAAAATGTAAAAATTTATCTAATATAAAATTAAATGGTGGAAATGCATACAACGCTGTTCCTGATAGAATAACTTATTTTAGCGATAATTTAGACAAGCTATCTAAAGAGCTTGATAGATTACATTTTGAATATATGTCTGATTCAAATTCATTAACTGTTATAGGAAAGGCCTCTCATGCTTGTAATCCTCACTACGGAATAAATGCCATTTCTAGACTGTGTATAGCCTTAAATAATATAGGAATAAAATCTAAATCAATAGAGTTTATAGCAAATGTAATAGGCGAAACTTATAACGGCGATAATATCATTCCTAACTGTAATGATGAAGCTTCAGGAAAACTTACATTAAACGTAGGAAAAATAAATATAGATGAAAATACTGAACAAATAGGGCTTGATATAAGAATTCCAGTTACTGTTGAAAAGGATATGGTAGTAAATTCTTTAAAAGAAAAACTAGCTCAGTATAACTTAGAATATGAAGAATACGATTATTTAAAGTCAATATACGTTCCAGCAGACCACTTTTTAATTAAAACTCTGCAGAAAGTTTATGAAGAAGAAACAGGACTTGATTCTACGCCTCTATCTTCAGGTGGAGCTACTTATGCAAGAGCTATAGACAATTGTGTAGCATTTGGAGCTGTATTTCCTAACAAGCCTAAGGTTGAGCATCAAGCTAATGAATATATAGAAATAGACGATTTACTTAAATCTACTAAAATATACGCTAAAGCAGTATATGAATTAACAAAATAG
- the yabG gene encoding sporulation peptidase YabG yields the protein MKIGDLVVRKSHGKDVLFRITDIAESKNKKKQVILKGIDFRLMADSSIEDLEMVGQEDFRQYVFNRQIESLLTRAVKNRSDKQKKNYRNGFGRPGKVLHLDGDGEYLKICLEAYKKLDIEAVGKVVAEADQHKVVGELLKEYSPDILVITGHDSIINANHDIRDLNNYRNSRNFIKAVLEARKYENAMDELVIFAGACQSNYEAILNAGANFASSPSRILIHCLDPVLIVEKIAYARIDKVMHLEEVFQNTITGIKGVGGFETRGKYRSGLPKSLYE from the coding sequence ATGAAGATAGGAGATTTAGTTGTTAGAAAATCACATGGAAAAGATGTTTTATTTAGAATAACAGATATTGCAGAAAGTAAAAACAAGAAGAAACAAGTTATTTTAAAGGGGATAGATTTTAGGCTTATGGCTGATTCATCTATAGAAGACTTAGAAATGGTAGGTCAAGAAGATTTTAGACAATATGTTTTTAATAGACAGATAGAAAGTTTGCTAACACGAGCTGTGAAGAATAGAAGTGATAAACAAAAAAAGAATTACAGAAATGGTTTTGGAAGACCTGGAAAAGTACTTCATCTAGATGGTGATGGTGAATATTTAAAAATATGCTTAGAGGCTTATAAAAAGCTAGACATTGAAGCTGTAGGCAAGGTGGTTGCGGAAGCAGACCAACATAAAGTAGTGGGAGAGCTTTTAAAAGAATATTCACCAGACATATTGGTTATTACAGGTCATGACTCTATAATAAATGCGAATCATGATATTAGAGATTTAAATAATTATAGAAATTCTAGAAATTTTATAAAGGCAGTTTTGGAAGCTAGAAAATATGAAAATGCCATGGATGAACTTGTTATTTTTGCAGGAGCGTGTCAATCAAATTATGAGGCTATATTAAATGCAGGAGCAAATTTTGCAAGTTCTCCTAGTAGAATATTAATACATTGCTTAGATCCTGTTTTAATAGTAGAAAAAATAGCTTATGCAAGGATTGATAAAGTAATGCATCTTGAAGAAGTTTTTCAAAATACTATAACTGGAATAAAAGGTGTAGGTGGTTTTGAGACAAGAGGAAAGTATAGGTCTGGATTGCCTAAATCTCTATATGAATAG
- the argF gene encoding ornithine carbamoyltransferase, with protein MPVNLKGRNFITLKDFTPDEIRYMLDLSMDLKNKKRAGIKGDLLEGKNIVLLFEKTSTRTRCAFEVAGFDEGANVTFLTNSQMGKKESIEDTAKVLGRYYDGIEFRGFKQETVDCLAEHAGVSVWNGLTDLYHPTQILADFLTVKEHVNKRFNKIKFVYVGDARNNMGNSLMIGAAKMGMEFVALAPKELWPSKELVDEMNEVAKETGAVIKLSENVDDVKGADVIYTDVWVSMGEEDQFEERIKLLTPYQVNMDMIRKTENDDVIFLHCLPSFHDENTLVGKEIYEKFGLKSMEVTDEVFRSKYSKVFDEAENRMHTIKAVMVATIGNL; from the coding sequence ATGCCAGTAAATTTAAAAGGAAGAAACTTTATAACATTAAAGGATTTTACACCAGATGAAATAAGGTATATGTTGGATCTATCTATGGATTTAAAAAATAAGAAGAGAGCAGGAATAAAGGGAGATTTATTAGAAGGAAAAAACATCGTTTTATTATTTGAAAAAACATCTACTAGAACTAGATGTGCATTTGAGGTTGCTGGTTTTGATGAAGGTGCTAATGTAACGTTTTTAACAAATTCTCAAATGGGCAAAAAAGAATCTATCGAGGATACAGCTAAGGTTTTGGGAAGGTACTATGATGGAATTGAGTTTAGAGGATTTAAACAAGAAACTGTTGATTGTCTAGCAGAACATGCAGGGGTTAGTGTGTGGAATGGACTTACTGATTTATACCATCCAACTCAGATACTTGCAGATTTTTTAACTGTAAAAGAGCATGTAAATAAAAGATTTAATAAAATTAAGTTTGTATATGTTGGAGATGCTAGAAATAACATGGGTAACTCACTTATGATAGGTGCTGCTAAAATGGGAATGGAGTTTGTTGCGCTTGCACCGAAAGAACTATGGCCTTCTAAAGAGCTAGTAGATGAAATGAATGAGGTTGCTAAAGAAACAGGAGCTGTAATTAAGCTTAGTGAAAATGTTGATGATGTTAAAGGTGCAGATGTAATTTATACAGATGTTTGGGTGTCTATGGGAGAAGAAGATCAGTTTGAAGAGAGAATAAAATTATTAACTCCTTATCAGGTTAATATGGATATGATAAGAAAAACTGAAAATGATGATGTTATATTTCTTCATTGTCTGCCTTCATTCCATGATGAGAACACTTTAGTTGGTAAAGAAATATATGAAAAATTTGGACTTAAGTCGATGGAGGTTACAGACGAAGTATTTAGATCTAAGTACTCTAAGGTATTTGATGAGGCTGAGAATAGAATGCATACTATAAAAGCTGTTATGGTCGCAACTATAGGTAATCTATAA
- a CDS encoding PfkB family carbohydrate kinase, which produces MINLTSREKEILEFIRNNPLISQQEIADYFGITRSSVAVHITNLSKKGYIKGKGYILKDEDYVTVIGGANIDLQGFPTENLILNDSNPGQMKISLGGVGRNIAENLVKMDIDTKLISALGKDIYGEKILKESNLVGIDMENCLRSTDYATSTYLSILDESGDMKVAIASMDIFDKITIDFIKQKSRIIKNSKVGVIDTNMPKDVIEYLLSNFKEVDFFLDTVSTQKSKKVKDLIGMFHTIKPNKYEAESLSGIKINTEQDLDKCARYFLDQGVKRVFISLGKEGVFCSDGQESSIIKNPKVNVVNATGAGDAFIAGLVYSHINQYDLDYSAKFAMSASILALSHKNTINPNMSIQNIEKTLREMKLC; this is translated from the coding sequence GTGATTAATTTGACTAGTAGAGAAAAAGAAATTTTAGAATTTATAAGAAATAATCCATTAATATCTCAACAAGAAATTGCTGATTATTTTGGAATAACTAGATCTTCTGTAGCTGTCCATATAACCAACCTAAGTAAAAAAGGTTATATAAAAGGAAAAGGCTATATATTAAAAGATGAAGACTATGTAACAGTAATAGGAGGAGCTAATATAGACCTTCAAGGTTTCCCAACTGAAAACTTAATTTTGAACGATTCAAATCCAGGTCAAATGAAGATATCTCTAGGCGGAGTAGGTCGTAATATAGCAGAGAATCTTGTGAAGATGGATATAGATACAAAATTAATATCAGCTCTTGGTAAAGATATATATGGGGAAAAAATATTAAAAGAAAGTAATTTAGTTGGAATTGATATGGAAAATTGTTTAAGATCTACTGATTATGCAACATCAACTTATTTATCTATATTAGATGAGAGTGGTGATATGAAGGTAGCTATAGCTTCTATGGATATATTCGATAAAATAACCATAGACTTTATAAAACAAAAATCTCGTATAATAAAGAATTCTAAAGTAGGTGTTATAGATACCAATATGCCAAAAGACGTAATTGAGTATCTATTATCAAACTTTAAAGAAGTAGATTTTTTCCTAGATACAGTTTCAACCCAAAAAAGTAAAAAGGTCAAGGATCTTATAGGAATGTTCCATACTATAAAACCTAATAAATATGAAGCCGAATCACTTTCAGGTATAAAAATCAATACAGAACAAGATCTTGATAAATGTGCTAGATATTTCTTAGATCAAGGCGTTAAAAGAGTATTTATTAGCCTTGGTAAAGAAGGGGTATTTTGCTCAGATGGGCAAGAATCTAGTATTATAAAAAACCCAAAGGTAAATGTAGTTAATGCTACAGGTGCGGGTGATGCATTTATAGCAGGTCTTGTATATAGCCATATCAACCAATACGATTTAGATTATAGTGCTAAATTCGCTATGAGCGCATCTATACTTGCACTATCTCATAAGAATACAATAAATCCAAATATGTCAATTCAAAATATAGAAAAAACTTTAAGGGAGATGAAATTATGTTAG
- a CDS encoding methyl-accepting chemotaxis protein — protein sequence MFNKLLKFDTIRFKILTIPLIIMFMIITTISFININISKTRLIDQMEIDGINLANQIFNQIQNNDECIEIINESIEDDIRNIGSFLSDDYSAINNDYLINIANTFNVDEINVTDSNGDIIYSNLESSMGAHFGEDHISSSVQYENEDELMENIRKSRETDNYYKYGYIKVPNGGMIQVGILANKVEGLKKSLSIQSLLDELAVEENIESVFLVGKDHIITNSSKKEEIGTAIESEKSKNAIDKQEIYSGKYYDDDLNRYVYDILVPMYKDDINVGSLNVAISMDNVNKAVSSNIKMSIIIGILAFTISSMILYTISNNILNVVKNLVDSSQRVARGELIYDIDVKASDETGILCNNFKNMINSLKTIVDNVKVQASGTDDMSNQLTCISKEMALGIESIVLSIQNIADGTTSQSCGLDNMNEILNNFTYKLTCIIDDIKDVDSNSKEISATISGSSENIEKVISSVENVIIVFQELIEKITIVGQDINEINKITSLINQIADQTNLLALNASIEAARAGEQGRGFAVVADEIRKLAEQTKYSSQNINELIQTISIATESMIETSATVNTELSNQKTDIDIAMGSFNKTILGINDIIPKIDEINTSATSLNDEKNVILKKIEEASSIAQEISASTQEISASSQQMSESVTQISSTASDLTDMTKNMSNYINEFK from the coding sequence ATGTTTAATAAATTATTAAAATTTGATACTATACGATTTAAAATACTTACAATTCCGTTAATAATTATGTTTATGATAATAACTACTATATCTTTTATAAATATAAACATCTCAAAAACAAGGCTGATAGACCAGATGGAGATCGATGGAATTAATCTGGCAAATCAAATATTTAATCAAATTCAGAACAATGATGAATGTATAGAAATTATAAACGAGAGCATAGAAGATGACATAAGAAATATAGGTAGTTTTTTATCAGATGATTATTCAGCTATAAATAATGATTACTTAATTAATATAGCAAATACATTTAACGTAGATGAGATAAATGTTACAGATTCTAATGGTGATATAATTTATTCTAATCTTGAAAGTAGTATGGGAGCTCATTTTGGGGAGGATCATATATCATCTTCAGTTCAGTATGAGAATGAAGATGAGCTTATGGAAAACATAAGAAAATCAAGGGAAACTGATAATTATTACAAATATGGATATATAAAAGTACCTAATGGTGGTATGATACAGGTAGGTATACTTGCAAACAAAGTAGAAGGTCTAAAAAAAAGCCTTAGCATACAAAGCTTATTAGATGAACTTGCTGTAGAAGAGAATATAGAATCAGTATTTTTAGTAGGTAAGGATCATATCATAACAAATTCTTCTAAAAAAGAAGAAATAGGAACTGCAATAGAAAGTGAAAAATCCAAAAATGCCATAGATAAACAAGAGATTTATTCAGGTAAGTATTATGATGATGATTTAAATAGATATGTATATGATATATTGGTACCTATGTACAAAGATGATATTAACGTAGGATCTTTAAATGTAGCTATTTCTATGGATAATGTCAACAAGGCTGTATCTTCAAATATAAAGATGTCTATAATTATAGGCATATTAGCATTTACAATATCATCTATGATACTTTATACTATTTCGAACAATATATTAAATGTTGTAAAAAATCTTGTTGATTCATCTCAAAGAGTAGCTAGAGGAGAGCTTATATATGATATAGATGTAAAGGCGAGTGACGAAACTGGGATACTATGTAATAACTTTAAGAATATGATAAATAGTCTTAAAACAATAGTAGACAATGTTAAAGTTCAAGCATCTGGTACAGATGATATGTCTAACCAATTGACTTGTATATCGAAGGAAATGGCTTTAGGTATTGAAAGTATAGTATTATCTATACAAAATATAGCTGATGGAACAACGTCTCAGTCATGTGGTCTTGATAACATGAATGAAATACTTAATAATTTTACATACAAGCTTACGTGTATAATAGATGATATAAAGGATGTTGATTCTAATTCAAAAGAGATAAGCGCAACTATAAGTGGTAGTAGTGAAAATATAGAAAAGGTTATATCGTCAGTTGAGAATGTTATAATAGTATTCCAAGAATTAATAGAGAAAATAACTATAGTTGGTCAAGACATAAATGAAATAAATAAAATAACTTCATTGATAAATCAAATAGCAGATCAGACTAATTTATTAGCACTTAATGCTTCTATTGAAGCTGCTAGAGCAGGAGAGCAGGGCAGAGGGTTTGCAGTAGTAGCTGATGAGATAAGAAAACTTGCAGAGCAAACTAAATATTCATCTCAAAATATAAATGAATTAATACAAACAATATCAATTGCAACTGAAAGTATGATAGAGACTAGCGCAACAGTTAATACTGAGCTTTCAAACCAAAAAACAGATATAGATATAGCTATGGGTTCATTTAATAAAACTATTTTAGGTATAAATGATATAATACCTAAAATAGATGAAATAAACACATCGGCTACAAGTCTTAATGATGAAAAAAATGTTATACTAAAAAAAATAGAAGAAGCATCTTCTATTGCACAAGAAATATCAGCATCAACGCAGGAAATATCAGCATCATCACAGCAAATGAGCGAGTCTGTAACACAGATATCATCTACTGCTAGTGATTTAACTGACATGACTAAGAATATGAGTAATTATATAAATGAATTTAAATAA
- a CDS encoding pseudouridine-5'-phosphate glycosidase, which yields MLEKYLKINPEVKKALEEGTPVVALESTIISHGMPYPQNIEMAKTVESIIRENGAIPATIAILNGELKVGLNSEELEYLGKSDSVLKASRRDLPFIVAKKLDGATTVASTMIIAALAGIKVFATGGIGGVHRGAQQTFDISADLQELAHTNVAVVCAGCKSILDIGLTLEYLETNGVPVVGYKTQEFPAFYTRKSGFNVDYKVDSSAELAVALKSKWDLSLNGGVVVSNPIPEEFEMDYDTINNAIEDALKEADEKGIRGKESTPFLLGKVKAITAGKSLDSNIELVYNNAKVGAKLAVELSKLDK from the coding sequence ATGTTAGAAAAATATTTAAAAATAAATCCAGAAGTAAAAAAAGCTTTAGAAGAAGGAACTCCAGTAGTAGCTCTTGAGTCTACTATAATATCTCATGGTATGCCTTACCCTCAAAATATAGAGATGGCTAAAACAGTTGAATCTATAATAAGAGAAAATGGAGCTATCCCTGCTACAATAGCAATACTTAATGGTGAATTAAAAGTTGGTCTTAATAGTGAAGAGCTTGAATACCTAGGTAAAAGTGATTCTGTATTAAAGGCTAGTAGAAGAGATTTACCTTTTATAGTAGCTAAAAAACTAGACGGAGCAACAACTGTTGCATCTACTATGATAATAGCTGCACTTGCTGGAATAAAGGTATTTGCAACAGGTGGAATTGGCGGAGTACACAGAGGTGCACAACAAACATTCGATATCTCCGCAGACCTTCAAGAACTTGCACACACTAACGTTGCAGTAGTATGTGCTGGATGCAAATCAATCCTAGATATAGGTTTAACTCTAGAATACCTAGAGACTAATGGTGTTCCAGTTGTAGGTTACAAAACTCAAGAATTCCCAGCATTCTATACTAGAAAAAGTGGATTCAATGTAGATTATAAAGTAGATAGTTCAGCAGAATTAGCTGTGGCTTTAAAATCTAAGTGGGACTTAAGCTTAAACGGAGGAGTTGTAGTATCAAATCCTATACCAGAAGAGTTTGAGATGGATTACGATACTATAAATAATGCTATAGAAGATGCTTTAAAAGAAGCTGATGAAAAAGGAATAAGAGGAAAAGAATCAACTCCTTTCTTGCTTGGAAAAGTTAAAGCAATAACTGCTGGAAAGAGCTTAGATTCAAATATAGAATTAGTTTACAATAATGCAAAAGTTGGAGCAAAGCTTGCTGTAGAACTTTCTAAACTTGATAAATAG
- the arcA gene encoding arginine deiminase translates to MSKENILNVYSEIGKLKKVLLHRPGKEIENLTPDLMDRLLFDDIPYLKVARQEHDAFAKILKSNDVEVLYLEDLAAEAIKDFGIKEAFVDEFINEANIDSIKKRELVKEYILGFSNERNMVDKMMEGIRKEEIRDYKKTSLTDIIDSNYPFIVDPMPNLYFTRDPFATIGQGISLNHMRTVTRNRETLFAKYIFKYHPEYKDKNIPIWFDRDNKTSIEGGDELVLSDKVIAIGISERTDAYSIESIAKNIFEKNEKFEVVLAFDIPKRRAFMHLDTVFTMVDYNKFTIHPEIEGPLTVYSIARGNKDLKLDIKKETMCLSDILKKYLEIDEVTLIRCGAGNIIDAGREQWNDGSNTLAIAPGEVIVYSRNHVTNRLLEENGIKIHCMPSSELSRGRGGPRCMSMPLVRENLK, encoded by the coding sequence ATGTCAAAAGAAAATATTCTGAATGTATATTCTGAGATTGGAAAGTTAAAAAAAGTTCTTTTACATAGACCTGGTAAAGAAATCGAAAATTTAACTCCTGACTTAATGGATAGATTGCTATTTGATGATATTCCATATTTAAAGGTTGCAAGGCAGGAGCATGATGCATTTGCAAAGATACTAAAATCAAATGATGTTGAGGTACTCTATTTGGAGGATTTGGCAGCTGAAGCTATAAAGGATTTCGGAATAAAAGAGGCTTTCGTAGATGAATTTATAAATGAAGCAAATATAGATAGTATTAAAAAAAGAGAACTTGTTAAAGAGTATATTTTAGGTTTTTCAAATGAAAGAAATATGGTGGATAAGATGATGGAGGGCATTAGAAAAGAAGAAATAAGAGATTATAAAAAAACTTCATTGACAGATATTATAGATTCTAATTATCCATTTATAGTTGATCCTATGCCTAATTTATATTTTACAAGAGATCCATTTGCAACTATTGGGCAAGGAATATCTTTGAATCATATGAGAACAGTAACGAGAAATAGAGAGACTTTGTTTGCCAAGTATATATTTAAATATCATCCTGAATACAAAGATAAAAACATACCTATATGGTTTGATAGAGATAATAAGACGTCTATAGAAGGTGGAGATGAACTTGTACTAAGTGATAAGGTTATAGCTATTGGTATATCTGAAAGAACAGATGCCTATTCTATAGAGTCTATAGCTAAAAATATATTTGAAAAGAATGAAAAGTTTGAAGTAGTCCTTGCTTTTGATATACCGAAAAGAAGAGCTTTTATGCATCTTGATACTGTATTTACAATGGTAGACTACAATAAATTTACTATACATCCTGAAATAGAAGGTCCTTTAACTGTATATTCAATAGCTAGAGGAAATAAAGATTTAAAACTGGATATTAAAAAAGAAACTATGTGTCTTAGCGATATTCTAAAAAAATACTTAGAGATTGATGAGGTTACTTTAATAAGATGTGGCGCAGGAAATATTATAGATGCAGGAAGAGAGCAATGGAATGATGGATCTAATACTTTAGCAATTGCTCCTGGAGAAGTAATAGTTTACTCTAGAAATCATGTTACTAATAGGTTGCTTGAGGAAAATGGAATTAAAATCCATTGTATGCCATCTTCAGAATTATCAAGAGGTAGAGGTGGTCCAAGATGTATGTCTATGCCACTAGTTAGAGAAAACTTAAAATAA